GTGTCTACCATTTCCACCACCTCGGCGATATACTCAACTCGTTTATTGACCCGCTTCGGGTATCCCTTGGGGTAATTGCCCCGGAGGCGCAGTAGAAGGCATTCCGCTGGAGGCGGGTCTCTTCTTTGCCTCGGTCGTAATTACGCTATCGGGTCTGGTGCTAGATGGCCTGGTACCAACGATATTAATCGCTAGAGTAAGGACAACGAATACTATAGCAAGCGCAGTGGTAATT
This DNA window, taken from bacterium, encodes the following:
- the secG gene encoding preprotein translocase subunit SecG, translating into MVYVVVIFHLLVAIALVVSILLQSGRGGGLAGALGGTMSAGSVFGGRGASDLLAKITTALAIVFVVLTLAINIVGTRPSSTRPDSVITTEAKKRPASSGMPSTAPPGQLPQGIPEAGQ